A stretch of Paludisphaera rhizosphaerae DNA encodes these proteins:
- a CDS encoding cupin domain-containing protein, whose amino-acid sequence MSEPQTASVEAIELLKGVEIPVGGRKIETLVKTDAFELKRLLLAKGVEIPEHHAPGPITVQCLSGRIAFRAGGVVHDLRAGSLLHLAAREPHALAGVEDSVVLVTKLAPR is encoded by the coding sequence ATGTCCGAGCCTCAAACCGCTTCCGTGGAAGCGATCGAACTCCTGAAGGGCGTGGAGATCCCGGTCGGCGGCCGAAAGATCGAAACGCTGGTGAAGACCGACGCATTCGAGCTGAAGCGGCTCCTGCTGGCGAAGGGGGTGGAGATCCCCGAGCACCACGCCCCAGGGCCGATCACCGTGCAGTGTCTCTCGGGTCGGATCGCCTTCAGGGCCGGCGGCGTCGTTCACGACCTGCGAGCCGGCAGCCTGTTGCACCTCGCGGCGCGCGAGCCACACGCCCTTGCCGGAGTTGAGGACTCGGTCGTCCTGGTCACCAAGCTCGCGCCGAGGTGA